In a genomic window of Brassica rapa cultivar Chiifu-401-42 chromosome A10, CAAS_Brap_v3.01, whole genome shotgun sequence:
- the LOC103845589 gene encoding ethylene-responsive transcription factor ERF016, translating to MEAPLPKYTGVRKRKWGKWVAEIRLPNSRERIWLGSFDSAEKAARAFDAALYCLRGPGARFNFPDNPPEIPGGRSLTPQQIQVVANRFACEEPLPPPQQQQQQEQPPSPHGDRTEEGVGNSARGESSGGSGGPTLGQVGGDSNNHVGNCNSNSNTNSNDTTPYWPFMWEENLMVPTTSEELGTYFMDVDSTNLYFPSTQHELSSDFYYDGASVVEDDYSHYNINLWNF from the coding sequence ATGGAAGCACCATTGCCCAAGTACACAGGTGTAAGGAAGAGGAAGTGGGGCAAATGGGTGGCCGAGATTCGTCTCCCCAACAGCCGCGAGAGAATCTGGCTCGGCTCCTTCGACTCCGCTGAGAAGGCGGCGCGTGCTTTCGACGCGGCTCTTTACTGCCTCCGCGGCCCCGGTGCACGTTTTAACTTCCCGGATAATCCTCCGGAGATACCCGGCGGACGTTCTCTGACGCCGCAGCAGATTCAGGTGGTAGCTAACCGCTTCGCCTGCGAGGAACCGTTACCACCacctcaacaacaacaacagcaagaaCAGCCACCCTCGCCACATGGCGATAGGACGGAGGAAGGAGTTGGAAATTCGGCACGTGGGGAAAGTAGTGGTGGTAGTGGTGGGCCGACGTTAGGACAAGTTGGGGGAGATAGTAACAACCACGTGGGTAATTGCAATAGCAATAGCAATACCAATAGTAACGATACGACACCGTATTGGCCGTTTATGTGGGAAGAGAATCTTATGGTTCCTACAACTTCGGAAGAGTTAGGTACTTATTTCATGGACGTTGATTCGACCAACTTGTATTTCCCGTCGACACAACATGAGCTCTCATCTGATTTTTACTACGATGGAGCATCTGTTGTTGAAGATGATTACTCTCATTACAACATTAACCTTTGGAATTTCTGA
- the LOC103845594 gene encoding ylmG homolog protein 2, chloroplastic has translation MEVTANEPDMRSSKSSPIVTIPNFFVSLSSAFTQTPSVRTNKPSLRPASDSVKLIQDFHRSLLSATEKFAGFFHSLAAENPLFQEAVRLSSEFRGVCDEIRLRNTTRVRLAMSDHGFAAVLPGDSVAGMVVANGLINFLNIYNTVLVVRLVLTWFPTAPPAIVNPLSTLCDPYLNIFRGVIPPLGGLDLSPILAFLVLNAFTSSAMALPCELPPAEGVTSPSSCETKWMRRRRLSSNQNQTPSSA, from the exons ATGGAGGTCACTGCGAACGAACCAGATATGAGAAGCTCCAAATCCTCTCCGATAGTAACGATACCGAACTTCTTCGTGTCGCTCTCCTCGGCATTTACGCAAACACCTTCCGTGCGTACGAACAAGCCCAGTTTGCGGCCAGCTTCAGACTCCGTCAAGTTGATTCAAGACTTCCATCGTTCTCTACTCTCCGCGACCGAGAAATTCGCAGGCTTCTTCCACTCGCTCGCCGCTGAGAACCCTCTGTTTCAGGAAGCGGTTCGCTTGTCCTCCGAGTTTCGCGGTGTTTGCGACGAG ATTCGTTTGAGGAACACTACAAGGGTTAGGCTTGCCATGTCGGATCACGGGTTTGCAGCGGTTCTGCCTGGAGATTCAGTTGCAGGAATGGTGGTTGCTAACGGGTTGATAAACTTCCTCAACATCTACAACACCGTACTTGTTGTCCGTCTAGTACTCACCTGGTTCCCCACTGCTCCTCCTGCCATTGTTAACCCCCTCAG CACTCTATGTGATCCATACTTGAACATATTCCGGGGAGTCATACCGCCTCTTGGAGGATTAGATTTGTCTCCCATTTTGGCCTTCCTTGTTCTCAACGCCTTCACCAGCAGTGCTATGGCGCTTCCTTGTGAGCTCCCACCAGCTGAAGGAGTGACTTCTCCATCATCTTGTGAGACAAAGTGGATGAGGAGGAGAAGGTTGAGTAGCAACCAGAACCAAACACCGAGCTCTGCTTAA
- the LOC103845591 gene encoding 2-hydroxy-6-oxononadienedioate/2-hydroxy-6-oxononatrienedioate hydrolase 1 isoform X1, translating into MAPSFLSIAKFVEAILRRIFSSSGLSLQTLSIDSETTIQYWGPATSENKQKPSLLLLHGFGPSAVWQWNRQVKKLSIYFRLYIPDLVFFGGSTTTSFRSDENRSEMFQASCMGRLMEKLGVERYSVVGTSYGGFVAYNMAKMMPGKVEKVVLASSGVNLRRSDNEAFIARAKCHGIVEVMLPSSAADLRRLSGMISSRKLDYVPDFVLNDFCQKMYSEKRGEKTELLEGLSIGRDDKTNVSPIQQDVMLIWGEKDQVFPLIMAHDLREMLGKKAKLRVIPKTSHIHQTEKSKEFNGIVMSFLLPSSSSP; encoded by the exons atGGCTCCGTCATTTCTGAGCATCGCAAAGTTCGTTGAGGCAATACTTCGCCGGATATTCTCCTCCTCTGGTCTCTCTCTACAAACCCTTTCCATCGACTCCGAAACCACCATACAATACTGGGGTCCAGCAACGTCTGAAAACAAACAGAAGCCGTCTCTCCTCCTTCTCCACGGTTTTGGCCCTTCCGCTGTATGGCAATGGAACAGACAGGTAAAGAAACTCTCTATCTACTTCCGTCTCTACATTCCAGACCTCGTCTTCTTCGGCGGCTCCACCACGACCTCCTTTCGCTCCGACGAAAACCGGTCGGAGATGTTTCAGGCTTCGTGCATGGGGAGGCTGATGGAGAAGCTCGGTGTCGAGAGATATAGTGTTGTCGGGACGAGCTACGGTGGATTTGTGGCGTATAACATGGCGAAAATGATGCCGGGGAAAGTGGAGAAAGTGGTTCTTGCTAGCTCCGGGGTTAATTTGCGGAGAAGTGACAACGAGGCGTTTATCGCGAGGGCCAAGTGTCATGGCATCGTGGAGGTGATGCTTCCTTCCTCGGCGGCGGATCTCCGGAGATTATCTGGGATGATATCTTCTAGGAAACTAGATTATGTCCCAGATTTTGTCTTGAACGACTTTTGCCAG AAAATGTATTCGGAGAAGAGAGGGGAAAAGACAGAACTTCTGGAGGGGCTCAGTATTGGGAGGGACGACAAAACAAACGTTTCACCGATTCAACAG GATGTAATGCTGATATGGGGGGAGAAAGATCAGGTTTTCCCTCTGATAATGGCCCATGACCTCAGAGA GATGTTGGGGAAGAAGGCGAAGCTGAGAGTGATACCAAAGACATCACACATACACCAAACGGAAAAGTCCAAAGAATTCAATGGCATTGTCATGTCTTTCCTGTTACCTTCCTCTTCTTCACCATAA
- the LOC108868996 gene encoding glutathione S-transferase T3-like, with amino-acid sequence MDPFPLNSHGFVNLLASQSSPTIDVDSAEAPVSSPGLVKPAERRKWTTKEDLVLISAWLNTSKDQIVSNEQKLGAFWKRIEAYFNASPQLIGALPREWGQCKQRWGRVNAEVCRFVGSHEAALKQQASGQSENDVMKAAHDIYFNDYNVKFALEHCWRELRFDQKWKSHSQPKEKKKESGAEPVAEEAEVRPPAIKACKAGKRKKPDDVAYDQIHSILANKNTISRQKILDRLLVKDTLSPSEEALKEKLISEML; translated from the coding sequence ATGGACCCTTTTCCCCTAAACTCTCACGGGTTTGTTAACTTGTTAGCTTCGCAGAGCAGTCCTACAATAGACGTAGACTCTGCTGAGGCACCTGTTAGCTCTCCCGGGTTAGTTAAACCAGCGGAAAGGAGAAAGTGGACCACAAAAGAAGATCTTGTGTTGATTAGTGCTTGGTTGAACACCAGCAAAGATCAGATAGTTAGTAATGAGCAGAAGTTAGGCGCTTTTTGGAAGAGAATTGAGGCGTACTTCAATGCTAGTCCTCAGCTCATTGGCGCCCTTCCTAGAGAGTGGGGTCAATGTAAGCAGAGGTGGGGAAGGGTGAATGCGGAGGTTTGTAGGTTTGTGGGTTCCCATGAGGCCGCTCTGAAGCAGCAAGCTAGTGGGCAAAGTGAAAATGATGTCATGAAGGCGGCTCATGACATCTATTTCAATGATTATAATGTCAAGTTTGCGCTTGAACATTGCTGGAGGGAACTTCGGTTTGATCAGAAGTGGAAGTCACACTCTCAGCCGAAGGAGAAAAAGAAGGAATCTGGTGCGGAGCCGGTGGCTGAGGAGGCAGAGGTTAGGCCTCCAGCCATTAAGGCTTGCAAAGCGGGGAAACGCAAGAAGCCAGACGATGTAGCTTATGATCAAATACATAGCATCCTAGCTAATAAAAACACCATTTCCAGACAAAAGATCCTTGATCGTCTGCTAGTAAAGGACACACTTTCCCCTAGTGAAGAAGCTCTCAAGGAGAAACTCATCTCTGAAATGCTTTGA
- the LOC103845593 gene encoding copper-transporting ATPase PAA2, chloroplastic, protein MATNLLRLSLPPPSSLHFRSGKFLDAKFPKRIFPRHRRSRIQRHGSKPSFLVSNSIEITTQSIESTIESVKSVASDDKPVLLDVSGMMCGGCVARVKSVLMSDDRVASAVVNMLTETAAVRLKPEVEEAVADAAESLAKRLTESGFEAKRRVSGMGVAENVKKWKEMVSKKEELLVKSRNRVAFAWTLVALCCGSHTSHILHSVGIHVAHGGVWDLLHNSYVKGGLAVGALLGPGRELLFDGIKAFGKRSPNMNSLVGLGSMAAFAISLISLVNPDLEWDASFFEEPVMLLGFVLLGRSLEERAKLKASSDMNELLSLISTQSRLVITSSDNNTAADSVLSSDSICINVPVDEIRVGDSLLVLPGETFPVDGNVLAGRSVVDESMLTGESLPVYKEEGCSVSAGTINWDGPLRIEASSTGSNSTISKIVKMVEEAQGNAAPVQRLADAIAGPFVYTIMSLSAVTFAFWYYIGSHIFPDVLLNDIAGPDGDPLALSLKLAVDVLVVSCPCALGLATPTAILIGTSLGAKRGYLIRGGDVLERLASIDCVALDKTGTLTEGRPIVSGVGSLIYEEQEVLKLAAAVEKTATHPIAKAIVNEAEALNLETPETRGQLTEPGFGTLAEIDGRLVAVGALEWVANRFHKKNDSSDVVKLENYLDRKLSRTSLTSRYSKTVVYVGREGEGIIGAIAISDCLRKDAEFTVARLQEKGIKTILLSGDREGAVATVAKNVGIESESTNYSLSPDKKFEVISNLQSSGHRVAMVGDGINDAPSLAQADVGIALKIEAQENAASNAASVILVRNKLSHVVDALSLAQATMSKVYQNLAWAIAYNVISIPIAAGVLLPQYDFAMTPSLSGGLMALSSIFVVSNSLLLQLHKSETSANS, encoded by the exons ATGGCGACCAATCTCCTCCGCCTCTCTCTTCCTCCACCGTCGAGTCTGCATTTCCGTTCCGGTAAGTTCCTCGACGCTAAATTCCCGAAGCGAATCTTTCCCAGACATCGCCGCTCTCGTATCCAACGGCACGGTTCGAAACCTAGTTTCCTGGTATCAAACTCGATCGAGATCACTACTCAATCGATCGAATCTACCATCGAATCTGTGAAATCCGTTGCGAGTGATGATAAGCCTGTTCTCCTCGACGTGAGCGGGATGATGTGTGGAGGCTGCGTCGCGCGGGTTAAATCGGTTCTGATGTCCGATGACCGAGTCGCGTCTGCTGTGGTTAATATGTTGACCGAAACCGCCGCTGTGAGGCTTAAGCCTGAGGTTGAGGAGGCGGTGGCGGATGCGGCGGAGAGCTTAGCTAAGAGATTGACGGAGAGTGGGTTTGAGGCTAAGAGGAGAGTTTCCGGGATGGGAGTGGCGGAGAATGTTAAGAAGTGGAAGGAGATGGTGAGTAAGAAGGAGGAATTGCTTGTTAAGAGCAGGAATCGTGTGGCGTTTGCGTGGACGTTGGTGGCTCTGTGTTGCGGATCTCACACTTCGCATATTCTTCATTCCGTGGGAATACACGTTGCTCATG GAGGAGTCTGGGACTTGCTACACAACTCTTACGTGAAAGGTGGTTTGGCTGTTGGAGCTTTGTTGGGACCAGGACGAG AGTTGCTGTTTGATGGCATAAAGGCTTTCGGGAAAAGATCACCTAATATGAACTCGTTAGTTGGATTGGGATCTATGGCTGCATTTGCCATCAGTTTG ATCTCACTTGTTAATCCAGATCTAGAGTGGGATGCTTCATTTTTTGAGGAACCG GTCATGCTGCTTGGTTTTGTGCTCCTTGGTCGTTCTTTGGAAGAAAGAGCAAAGCTTAAAGCATCTAGTGATATGAATGAACTATTG TCACTCATCTCCACTCAATCAAGACTTGTTATTACTTCATCAGACAATAACACAGCAGCTGATTCTGTACTTTCCTCTGATTCAATTTGCATCAATGTACCAGTTGATGAGATTCGAGTTGGAGACTCGCTTTTGGTTTTGCCTGGCGAAACGTTTCCCGTCGAT GGGAATGTGCTAGCTGGAAGAAGTGTTGTGGATGAATCTATGCTGACAGGAGAGTCACTTCCCGTGTATAAAGAAGAAGGATGCTCAGTTTCAGCGGGAACAATAAACTGG GATGGCCCTCTACGGATTGAAGCTTCTTCTACTGGCTCCAACTCAACAATTTCTAAAATCGTCAAAATG GTTGAGGAAGCTCAAGGTAATGCAGCTCCTGTACAGAGGCTGGCAGATGCAATAGCTGGACCATTTGTCTACACTATAATGTCTTTATCTGCAGTGACGTTTGCCTTCTG gTATTACATTGGTTCACACATCTTCCCAGATGTTTTGCTCAATGATATTGCTGGACCTGATGGAGATCCTTTGGCATTAAGCCTAAAACTGGCCGTGGATGTCTTG GTAGTTTCCTGCCCCTGTGCACTGGGCCTTGCAACACCAACCGCCATATTAATTGGCACATCTCTTG GAGCGAAGCGGGGATATCTGATCAGAGGAGGAGATGTCTTAGAACGCCTGGCTTCCATAGATTGTGTTGCCTTAGATAAG ACAGGGACTCTTACTGAAGGAAGACCTATCGTCTCTGGTGTTGGGTCTTTaatttacgaagaacaagaagtTCTTAAACTAGCTGCTGCGGTGGAGAAGACTGCAACACACCCAATAGCAAAGGCTATTGTAAACGAGGCAGAAGCGCTGAATCTGGAAACTCCAGAAACAAGAGGCCAATTGACAGAACCAGGTTTTGGAACTCTGGCAGAAATAGATGGACGTTTGGTTGCTGTGGGTGCACTTGAATGGGTTGCCAATCGTTTCCACAAAAAGAACGACTCCTCGGACGTAGTTAAGCTGGAAAATTATTTGGATCGTAAACTATCCAGAACATCATTGACGTCTCGGTATTCAAAGACCGTTGTCTACGTGGGACGCGAAGGAGAAGGGATTATCGGTGCTATTGCAATATCTGATTGCTTGCGCAAAGATGCTGAGTTTACTGTAGCCAG ACTTCAGGAGAAAGGCATCAAAACAATTCTCTTATCAGGGGATAGGGAAGGGGCAGTGGCAACAGTGGCAAAGAATGTGGGGATTGAGAGTGAATCAACCAACTATTCTTTGTCTCCTGACAAGAAGTTCGAGGTTATATCTAATCTTCAATCCTCCGGACATCGTGTCGCTATG GTGGGGGATGGCATAAACGATGCCCCTTCGTTGGCTCAAGCTGATGTTGGAATAGCACTAAAGATCGAGGCACAAGAAAACGCTGCATCGAATGCAGCATCAGTCATACTTGTCCGCAACAAACTCTCACAT GTTGTGGATGCACTGAGTCTTGCACAAGCGACAATGTCGAAAGTTTATCAGAATCTGGCATGGGCAATTGCATATAATGTCATCTCGATCCCTATAGCTGCAGGTGTCTTGCTTCCTCAGTATGATTTCGCCATGACACCTTCCTTATCCG GTGGACTAATGGCACTGAGCTCGATCTTTGTCGTCTCAAATTCATTACTTCTCCAGCTCCATAAATCTGAAACAAGTGCAAACAGCTAG
- the LOC103845595 gene encoding uncharacterized protein LOC103845595, with product METGSSSRFTSSRKFLAISLSVLAVLSPLYIDSLSEEDEEPEEELFGFMFSLPVLLLFLVLAIALSLYCDQSLTRFDPNWIHRLCGSFGGLLVILILLVFVLKCKSSA from the coding sequence ATGGAAACAGGATCATCATCCAGGTTTACTTCGTCCAGGAAGTTTCTGGCTATAAGCTTGTCGGTACTGGCCGTGCTCTCGCCTCTCTACATCGACAGCTTAtcagaggaagatgaagaaccgGAAGAAGAACTCTTTGGTTTCATGTTTTCGCTACCCGTGCTCCTTCTATTCTTGGTTTTGGCCATTGCCCTGTCCCTGTATTGTGATCAGAGCTTGACCAGGTTTGATCCTAACTGGATTCACAGGCTCTGTGGTTCGTTTGGTGGGTTGCTTGTCATTCTCATCCTTCTTGTTTTCGTCTTGAAATGCAAATCCTCTGCTTAG
- the LOC103845591 gene encoding dihydrolipoyllysine-residue acetyltransferase component of acetoin cleaving system isoform X3, with translation MAPSFLSIAKFVEAILRRIFSSSGLSLQTLSIDSETTIQYWGPATSENKQKPSLLLLHGFGPSAVWQWNRQASCMGRLMEKLGVERYSVVGTSYGGFVAYNMAKMMPGKVEKVVLASSGVNLRRSDNEAFIARAKCHGIVEVMLPSSAADLRRLSGMISSRKLDYVPDFVLNDFCQKMYSEKRGEKTELLEGLSIGRDDKTNVSPIQQDVMLIWGEKDQVFPLIMAHDLREMLGKKAKLRVIPKTSHIHQTEKSKEFNGIVMSFLLPSSSSP, from the exons atGGCTCCGTCATTTCTGAGCATCGCAAAGTTCGTTGAGGCAATACTTCGCCGGATATTCTCCTCCTCTGGTCTCTCTCTACAAACCCTTTCCATCGACTCCGAAACCACCATACAATACTGGGGTCCAGCAACGTCTGAAAACAAACAGAAGCCGTCTCTCCTCCTTCTCCACGGTTTTGGCCCTTCCGCTGTATGGCAATGGAACAGACAG GCTTCGTGCATGGGGAGGCTGATGGAGAAGCTCGGTGTCGAGAGATATAGTGTTGTCGGGACGAGCTACGGTGGATTTGTGGCGTATAACATGGCGAAAATGATGCCGGGGAAAGTGGAGAAAGTGGTTCTTGCTAGCTCCGGGGTTAATTTGCGGAGAAGTGACAACGAGGCGTTTATCGCGAGGGCCAAGTGTCATGGCATCGTGGAGGTGATGCTTCCTTCCTCGGCGGCGGATCTCCGGAGATTATCTGGGATGATATCTTCTAGGAAACTAGATTATGTCCCAGATTTTGTCTTGAACGACTTTTGCCAG AAAATGTATTCGGAGAAGAGAGGGGAAAAGACAGAACTTCTGGAGGGGCTCAGTATTGGGAGGGACGACAAAACAAACGTTTCACCGATTCAACAG GATGTAATGCTGATATGGGGGGAGAAAGATCAGGTTTTCCCTCTGATAATGGCCCATGACCTCAGAGA GATGTTGGGGAAGAAGGCGAAGCTGAGAGTGATACCAAAGACATCACACATACACCAAACGGAAAAGTCCAAAGAATTCAATGGCATTGTCATGTCTTTCCTGTTACCTTCCTCTTCTTCACCATAA
- the LOC103845592 gene encoding putative protein TPRXL, with the protein MDRVESYMFNFTDDQSSSESLSSSSASSSIGRNSDDEEELHGEGKSSEDEAESSYKGPLDLMESLEEVLPVRKGISNYYSGKSKSFTNLAAAASALTSSSSMKDLAKPENPYSRRRRNLLCHQIWENSKTTPRGGISKKHVMSSSRSALTLAMAVAAGVMAREGSSSSGGDSSPGSSSPTTSGSPPRQRRGSQMMMLPPLYPSQSRESFGDLKSSQSSSLGFCAWRSYSVADIPRCFPATASGVGSSDS; encoded by the exons ATGGATAGAGTTGAATCTTATATGTTTAATTTCACCGATGATCAGTCTTCTTCCGagtctctctcttcttcctcggcTTCCTCTTCCATTGGGAGGAACAGCGACGACGAAGAAGAGCTTCACGGCGAGGGAAAGTCATCGGAGGACGAAGCAGAGTCTTCGTACAAAGGACCTCTTGATCTGATGGAATCTCTAGAAGAAGTCTTGCCCGTTAG GAAAGGGATATCGAACTATTACAGCGGGAAGTCAAAGTCTTTCACGAACTTAGCAGCTGCTGCCTCGGCGTTGACTTCCTCTTCGTCGATGAAAGACTTGGCGAAGCCGGAGAATCCTTACAGCCGTCGGAGGAGGAATCTCCTCTGCCATCAGATCTGGGAGAACAGCAAAACGACTCCACGTGGCGGGATCTCGAAGAAACACGTCATGAGCTCGAGCAGGAGCGCGTTGACGCTCGCCATGGCGGTTGCTGCTGGGGTGATGGCGAGAGAAGGATCTTCTTCCTCGGGAGGAGATTCGTCGCCGGGGTCATCGAGTCCGACGACATCGGGATCTCCTCCTAGGCAGAGACGTGGTAGCCAGATGATGATGCTTCCTCCGCTGTATCCTAGTCAGAGTCGAGAGTCTTTTGGTGATTTGAAGTCGTCTCAGTCGTCATCGTTGGGTTTTTGCGCTTGGAGATCGTATTCGGTGGCGGATATTCCGAGGTGTTTTCCGGCGACGGCTAGTGGTGTTGGGTCCAGTGACTCGTAG
- the LOC103845591 gene encoding monoacylglycerol lipase ABHD6 isoform X2 has translation MAPSFLSIAKFVEAILRRIFSSSGLSLQTLSIDSETTIQYWGPATSENKQKPSLLLLHGFGPSAVWQWNRQVKKLSIYFRLYIPDLVFFGGSTTTSFRSDENRSEMFQASCMGRLMEKLGVERYSVVGTSYGGFVAYNMAKMMPGKVEKVVLASSGVNLRRSDNEAFIARAKCHGIVEVMLPSSAADLRRLSGMISSRKLDYVPDFVLNDFCQKMYSEKRGEKTELLEGLSIGRDDKTNVSPIQQDVMLIWGEKDQVFPLIMAHDLREMLRFSGDTISFQNI, from the exons atGGCTCCGTCATTTCTGAGCATCGCAAAGTTCGTTGAGGCAATACTTCGCCGGATATTCTCCTCCTCTGGTCTCTCTCTACAAACCCTTTCCATCGACTCCGAAACCACCATACAATACTGGGGTCCAGCAACGTCTGAAAACAAACAGAAGCCGTCTCTCCTCCTTCTCCACGGTTTTGGCCCTTCCGCTGTATGGCAATGGAACAGACAGGTAAAGAAACTCTCTATCTACTTCCGTCTCTACATTCCAGACCTCGTCTTCTTCGGCGGCTCCACCACGACCTCCTTTCGCTCCGACGAAAACCGGTCGGAGATGTTTCAGGCTTCGTGCATGGGGAGGCTGATGGAGAAGCTCGGTGTCGAGAGATATAGTGTTGTCGGGACGAGCTACGGTGGATTTGTGGCGTATAACATGGCGAAAATGATGCCGGGGAAAGTGGAGAAAGTGGTTCTTGCTAGCTCCGGGGTTAATTTGCGGAGAAGTGACAACGAGGCGTTTATCGCGAGGGCCAAGTGTCATGGCATCGTGGAGGTGATGCTTCCTTCCTCGGCGGCGGATCTCCGGAGATTATCTGGGATGATATCTTCTAGGAAACTAGATTATGTCCCAGATTTTGTCTTGAACGACTTTTGCCAG AAAATGTATTCGGAGAAGAGAGGGGAAAAGACAGAACTTCTGGAGGGGCTCAGTATTGGGAGGGACGACAAAACAAACGTTTCACCGATTCAACAG GATGTAATGCTGATATGGGGGGAGAAAGATCAGGTTTTCCCTCTGATAATGGCCCATGACCTCAGAGA GATGTTGAGGTTTAGTGGCGACACTATAAgctttcaaaatatatag